Proteins encoded in a region of the Manis javanica isolate MJ-LG chromosome 15, MJ_LKY, whole genome shotgun sequence genome:
- the CCDC157 gene encoding coiled-coil domain-containing protein 157 isoform X12, whose translation MSVGLTVRCFWNSLLSLDLLHRQADPQKKANQGETPTSEPTAKGKPARSLKFVTAKFIKPSSPMPDLPQTCQELDSLPIRDSLQCPVRATEHTKSVYSQTVETALVPCDACTSVQGSLREVGKMVIHLCQSQNLPSSLGQFQPLVQDSMGFRPLPAATVGHWAAEQSKDLTRLSEHVGALTQLIGPLRAQLEEAEGRKDGLKKQVGELEQALQQEQGQRRQQADEAAQRLARWEREKQQLLAETSDLKTKVATLEGELKQQQESTQAMEAKAQQLREEAEHRMVAEGQVRQLEEQVQLLVGRLDGASQQICWASTELDKEKACVDSMARHQESLQAKHRALLQQLGSLDQEREELRGSLDEAEARRAHVEEQLQRAQQQREQGQCQLLAQQEVLQSLQQEKQGLEQATTDLRLTIAELEQELVERSEREWLLVAFPDLHKPVEAQIQSGLGRNLSCLVATSPVSCSSYPALKFYHAVVTSQQVGAWGWVQGHRRKPPPPPGLVCLLSEGQSLGAQEADLVGRGARWCVPTGSGSVTDDMERQVQANDIRIRVLQEENGRLQSMLSKIREVAQQGGLKLIPQNQLWAPPSKGIQGAVSPAQAQRASPGRHVPGSRTASVGKTVPCQPRASPPQQSRSPPSKSTLEDVTHPTTCAQNPIRALTRLRRRLSPGQGLAGLAHQPQERPT comes from the exons ATGTCTGTGGGGCTCACGGTGCGGTGCTTCTGGAATAGCCTGCTGAGCCTGGACCTGCTCCACCGGCAGGCGGACCCCCAG AAAAAGGCAAACCAAGGGGAGACCCCCACCTCCGAGCCCACAGCCAAGGGCAAGCCAGCCAGGAGCCTTAAATTTGTGACTGCCAAGTTCATCAAGCCCTCCTCCCCAATGCCAGACTTGCCCCAGACTTGCCAAGAGCTGGACAGCCTCCCCATCAGAGACTCCCTGCAGTGTCCAGTGAGGGCCACCGAGCACACCAAGAGCGTCTATTCCCAAACTGTGGAGACAGCCCTGGTGCCCTGCGATGCATGCACCAGCGTCCAGGGCAGCCTGCGAGAGGTGGGCAAGATGGTTATCCACCTGTGTCAGAGCCAGAACTTGCCCTCGTCCCTAGGCCAGTTCCAGCCTCTGGTGCAGGACAGCATGGGGTTCAGGCCACTTCCAGCTGCCACCGTAGGCCActgggcagcagagcagagcaaagACCTGACTCGCCTCAGTGAGCACGTGGGGGCCCTCACTCAGCTCATCGGGCCCCTCAGGGCCCAGCTGGAGGAGGCTGAGGGACGGAAGGATGGACTGAAGAAGCAGGTGGGCGAGCTGGAGCAGGCTTTGCAGCAGGAGCAGGGGCAGCGGCGGCAGCAAGCAGACGAGGCCGCACAGCGCCTGGCCAGGTGGGAGCGTGAGAAGCAGCAACTGCTCGCAG AAACAAGTGACCTCAAGACCAAGGTGGCCACCCTCGAGGGGGAGCTGAAGCAGCAACAGGAGTCCACGCAAGCCATGG AGGCGAAGGCCCAGCAGCTGCGAGAGGAGGCCGAGCACAGGATGGTGGCCGAGGGGCAGGTGCGGCAGCTGGAGGAGCAGGTGCAGCTGCTGGTGGGGCGGCTGGACGGGGCGAGCCAGCAGATCTGCTGGGCCAGCACAGAGCTGGACAAGGAGAAGGCTTGCGTTGACAGCATGGCCCGCCACCAGGAG TCCCTGCAGGCCAAACACCGAGCCCTGCTGCAGCAGCTGGGCAGCCTGGACCAGGAGCGCGAGGAGCTGCGGGGCAGCCTGGATGAGGCCGAGGCTCGGCGGGCCCACGTGGAGGAGCAGCTGCAGAGAGCGCAGCAGCAGAGGGAGCAGGGGCAGTGCCAGCTCCTGGCCCAGCAG gaGGTGCTGCAGAGCCTGCAGCAGGAGAAGCAGGGCCTGGAGCAAGCAACGACAGACCTGCGGCTGACCATCGCAGAGCTGGAGCAGGAGCTTGTGGAGCGGAGCGAGCGGGAGTGGCTGCTGGTGGCCTTTCCAGACCTGCACAAGCCCGTCGAGGCCCAGATCCAAA GCGGACTCGGGAGAAATCTCTCTTGCCTAGTTGCTACGTCTCCAGTGAGCTGTAGTTCCTACCCAGCTCTCAAATTCTACCATGCTGTGGTCACCTCCCAgcaggtgggggcatggggatgggTACAAGGCCACAGGAGAAAGCCGCCCCCCCCCCCGGGGCTGgtgtgcctgctctctgaggGCCAGTCCCTTGGGGCACAGGAGGCAGACCTGGTGGGGCGAGGTGCCAGGTGGTGTGTCCCCACAGGCTCCGGCAGCGTCACAGATGACATGGAGAGGCAGGTACAGGCCAACGACATCCGCATTCGGGTCCTACAGGAGGAGAATGGAAGGCTCCAGTCGATGCTGTCCAAAATCCGGGAGGTAGCCCAGCAGGGGGGCCTTAAG CTGATCCCACAGAACCAGCTCTGGGCACCCCCCAGCAAGGGAATCCAGGGGGCAGTGTCCCCAGCTCAGGCCCAGAGAGCATCTCCAGG GCGGCATGTGCCTGGCAGCAGGACAGCCAGTGTGGGCAAGACTGTGCCGTGCCAGCCCCGGGCGTCCCCACCTCAGCAGTCTCGCAGTCCACCCAGCAAGTCCACCCTGGAGGATGTGACCCACCCGACCACTTGCGCCCAGAACCCGATCCGGGCCTTGACCAGGCTGAGAAGGAGACTGTCACCAGGCCAGGGCCTGGCTGGCCTTGCACACCAGCCCCAGGAGCGGCCCACATAG